From Haliotis asinina isolate JCU_RB_2024 chromosome 8, JCU_Hal_asi_v2, whole genome shotgun sequence, a single genomic window includes:
- the LOC137294046 gene encoding G patch domain-containing protein 2-like, translating to MDHSIVKDFQNLRVFSNRNIIRMDELVQDLTNALEESSKGHKSQTENLAPGIFARRMHKKRRGKRRRSDPSPLWKCGTISEASESSIDEALKDYIDTVALLSDSDDISPRRIHRLTVPLTDPTPPVESDSVTENVSPIRPQRRRRKFKTMALDSPSADDLNFVEPIFERHKTIKHKTLQDTSTNMVVQDDAAGEVPGASTIPDGSVPGKRKRSTKSRSDYVKSPGGGGASQEGDTDGMDITSYSQESSSLSSSESEGLITNDEGREADDEQSDFFLEPGPSCGIAGIIPWWENERVTDSEVLMDKQLGSILTGSFEHMPESSRQSFKTRVSRLMASSGREIRLGRRKLKGKMPSYTMTRFLQDRQKWNQMQGRYFPPRPSGSASTHSGDFKRQRKTPPSSPQDEGYVGENAEPIPDHNIGNLMLQSMGWNPGSGLGPNQDGIQDPIQAYLHPGRKGLGYESNGLSDT from the exons ATGGATCACAGCATAGTGAAAGATTTTCAGAATTTGCGTGTGTTTTCCAACCGTAATATCATCAGGATGGATGAGCTTGTCCAGGACCTCACCAATGCGCTGGAGGAAAGTTCCAAAGGTCACAAGTCTCAAACGGAAAACCTCGCACCAGGAATATTTGCTCGCAGAATGCACAAAAAAAGACGAGGAAAACGCCGCAGATCAGATCCAAGCCCTCTTTGGAAATGTGGAACAATCAGTGAAGCCTCTGAAAGCAGTATTGATGAAGCACTGAAAGATTACATAGACACAGTAGCTTTACTCAGTGACTCAGACGACATTTCCCCAAGAAGAATCCATCGGCTCACAGTCCCACTAACAGATCCAACACCTCCTGTGGAGTCGGACTCTGTCACTGAGAATGTCTCCCCTATTCGGCCTCAGAGAAGAAGAAGGAAATTCAAGACTATGGCCCTTGATTCTCCAAGTGCAGATGATTTGAATTTTGTGGAGCCCATCTTTGAACGTCATAAAAccatcaaacacaaaactctccAAGATACAAGTACAAATATGGTGGTTCAGGATGATGCAGCTGGGGAAGTGCCCGGAGCAAGTACAATTCCAGATGGAAGCGTCCCGGGGAAGCGAAAAAGGAGCACAAAGAGTCGAAGTGATTATGTCAAGTCACCAGGTGGAGGAGGAGCtagtcaagaaggggacaccgATGGCATGGACATCACTTCATACTCACA AGAGAGCAGTTCTCTAAGTAGCAGTGAAAGTGAGGGGCTGATTACAAATGATGAAGGGAGAGAAG CGGATGATGAGCAGAGTGACTTTTTCCTGGAGCCCGGCCCATCATGTGGCATCGCTGGCATTATCCCCTGGTGGGAGAACGAGCGTGTCACGGACAGCGAGGTGCTCATGGACAAACAGTTGGGAAGCATCCTCACAGGATCCTTTGAACATATGCCAGAATCCTCCAGACAGAGTTTCAAAACCCGTGTCAGCAGGCTCATGGCATCG AGTGGGAGAGAAATACGTCTTGGAAGAAGAAAGCTGAAAGGGAAG ATGCCAAGCTACACAATGACCAGGTTCCTGCAAGATCGACAAAAGTGGAACCAGATGCAAGGTCGTTATTTCCCTCCCCGCCCATCAGGCTCAGCCTCCACTCACTCAGGAGACTTCAAGAGGCAGCGTAAAACGCCCCCGTCTAGTCCCCAGGATGAGG GGTATGTTggtgagaatgcagagccaaTTCCTGACCACAACATTGGTAACTTGATGCTTCAGAGTATGGGTTGGAACCCAGGCTCAGGTCTTGGACCAAACCAAGATGGCATCCAAGATCCCATTCAAGCCTACCTTCACCCTGGCAGGAAGGGACTGGGATATGAATCCAATGGACTGTCAGATACGTGA